One Phaseolus vulgaris cultivar G19833 chromosome 2, P. vulgaris v2.0, whole genome shotgun sequence DNA window includes the following coding sequences:
- the LOC137810721 gene encoding probable WRKY transcription factor 57, which produces MEDKDRASSDPAAVEFAGDTSWTFAADGSDAAYLFSGDTERSILREFGWNLETDQPNRIGTDDRLWMPVQSSLTGSIEPVAAASSRSNNQSVSSSSSEDQPEKSTVSDEKPPEIPSKGKKKGQKRIRQPRFAFMTKSEVDHLEDGYRWRKYGQKAVKNSPFPRSYYRCTNSKCTVKKRVERSSEDPTIVITTYEGQHCHHTVGFPRGGIISHEAAAFAGQLAPTISQFYYPIHSPRETNNINTLSSISQPCQAQDDASGGSTAIMPADASSLPPPTDEGLLGDIVPPGMRIR; this is translated from the exons ATGGAAGACAAGGACAGAGCAAGCTCCGATCCCGCTGCGGTTGAGTTCGCCGGCGACACAAGTTGGACATTCGCCGCCGATGGGTCCGACGCCGCTTACTTGTTCTCCGGAGACACAGAGCGAAGCATACTCAGGGAATTCGGGTGGAACCTCGAGACGGACCAGCCGAACCGGATCGGCACCGACGACAGATTGTGGATGCCGGTTCAATCCTCTCTGACCGGTTCGATTGAACCTGTCGCTGCTGCATCGTCGCGGTCGAATAACCAGTCGGTTTCGTCGAGCTCCAGCGAGGATCAGCCGGAGAAATCCACCGTCTCTGACGAGAAACCGCCTGAGATACC GAGTAAAGGTAAAAAGAAGGGGCAAAAGCGAATAAGGCAGCCACGGTTTGCATTTATGACCAAGAGTGAAGTTGATCATCTTGAGGATGGCTACAGATGGCGGAAGTATGGTCAGAAGGCAGTTAAAAATAGCCCATTCCCTAG GAGCTACTACCGCTGCACAAACAGCAAATGCACGGTGAAGAAGAGGGTTGAACGCTCTTCCGAGGACCCAACGATTGTGATTACAACATATGAAGGCCAGCACTGCCATCATACCGTTGGATTTCCTCGAGGGGGAATCATCAGTCACGAGGCTGCTGCCTTTGCCGGCCAGTTGGCTCCTACAATTTCACAGTTTTATTATCCAATTCATTCACCAAGAGAgactaataatataaatactctCAGCTCCATTTCTCAGCCATGCCAAGCACAGGATGATGCATCTGGAGGATCCACCGCAATAATGCCAGCTGATGCATCGTCGCTGCCGCCTCCCACGGATGAAGGGTTGCTTGGAGATATTGTACCTCCGGGAATGCGTATCAGATGA